The following are encoded together in the Theileria orientalis strain Shintoku DNA, chromosome 1, complete genome genome:
- a CDS encoding uncharacterized protein (tRNA-binding arm domain containing protein): MKFLTSIYREALPADYESSVTEANAYDLQQILYKHNRVFGSVYKFENFRNVFSSPPVSSESVTFLRFWKGIESLLDKDSRISPSMPDVLQKACFVDDPYVTSMRYFRDEILKNEMSLTKTELIETIKKSQESSELADFWPKVAENTKKMFVEENVSVLGVSYMVYNFFVKKYSLDLESTIDAENEQTSFSSDEFYESKTVTESAVDHDEQKMDFKLDESKFDERNMDFKFDDSIWNYEYKYRKLLFDLETSLPKFYTSYSETKSELSQAKEDLKRVTEANDELKNQFTTEKMELMTTNRSLEEKMNEIKEKNSELNGVLVSRDMEIEELTRRVDELTEKYNSSDSYKFSKELLVYKARCEGLERSNDGLNSRIEELERMIESLDQHREERDIDQEKYELESKNRELLEANELLQSENEELSMENKELVDKNESMEKERKELMEKVKNLEKELEELKKILHQHKEKLSEENKNLQRAVDKLREKMNETSSEREEDSCELVDGEDESVEKLRLDNELLQSELRDSKLFIEDYKIKMEDYKQTIENYKSTIEGYKVKVGEYESDLRSSKETIKDYREMIEKYAETKKNINENSNNRVSSVYNEENEKLLNELKTLKRENEVLESEYMELRRENDIKAEEMANLKKELNKLSEQNKYLENKEQLDKKINDQQLVSQQIEEQKLELHQKQSELDKYKKKLIETEKRLDDIEVQNGNLKEKLNDVIQENINLVAKLELMNLPSPQNATNKLMEMIGKYNDIQSPASYDSETTDYDVSEFRSSRSNRGLVSSKGDVSNNERVSDEKVNTHRTDRTNRTERGQKSKKLETQRTNSTEKTERAERADTHRTDRTSRMESSRAEASRSRQEGRSAAVIRRETGKLKRTESIRDESPAESYYDSLSLSNYEELGISEEPDIIQNAITYISKKLNLK; encoded by the exons ATGAAGTTTTTGACTTCAATATATCGCGAGGCGTTGCCCGCGGATTACGAAAGCTCCGTAACTGAGGCAAACGCTTACGATTTGCAACAAATcttatataaacataacaGAGTTTTTGGAAGTGtctataaatttgaaaatttcaGAAATGTGTTTTCATCTCCACCAGTTTCATCGGAATCCGTCACCTTCTTGAGATTTTGGAAAG gtaTCGAGTCGCTTTTGGATAAAGATAGTCGCATATCGCCATCTATGCCTGATGTGTTGCAAAAAGCATGTTTCGTGGATGACCCGTACGTGACATCAATGAGATATTTCAGAGATGAAATACTAAAGAACGAGATGTCCTTAACGAAAACGGAATTAAtagaaacaataaaaaagtCGCAAGAAAGTAGCGAATTGGCAGACTTTTGGCCAAAAGTAGCAGAAAACACAAAGAAAATGTTCGTCGAGGAGAATGTATCAGTGCTAGGTGTATCATATATGGTATATAACTTCTTCGTAAAGAAGTATTCACTGGATCTAGAGTCAACAATTGACGCTGAAAATGAGCAAACGTCATTTTCAAGCGATGAATTTTATGAAAGTAAAACGGTGACAGAGTCAGCAGTAGACCATGATGAACAAAAAATGGATTTTAAGCTGGACGAATCGAAATTCGATGAACGTAATATGGACTTTAAGTTCGACGACTCAATATGGAATTATGAGTATAAGTATCGCAAGCTGTTGTTTGATTTAGAAACGTCACTGCCGAAATTTTACACAAGTTATTCAGAAACAAAGTCGGAGTTGAGTCAAGCAAAAGAAGACCTGAAAAGAGTAACGGAAGCAAACGATGAGCTGAAAAATCAATTTACAacagaaaaaatggaattaATGACGACTAATAGGAGTTTAgaggaaaaaatgaatgaaataaaagagAAGAACTCGGAGTTGAATGGAGTATTGGTGTCAAGAGACATGGAAATAGAAGAGTTGACAAGAAGAGTAGATGAGTTGACAGAAAAGTACAATTCGTCAGACTCATATAAGTTTTCAAAGGAGTTGCTAGTGTACAAAGCACGTTGCGAAGGATTAGAAAGGAGTAATGATGGATTAAATTCGAGAATAGAAGAGCTGGAGAGGATGATAGAGTCATTGGATCAGCATAGAGAAGAAAGAGATATAGACCAAGAGAAGTATGAATTAGAGTCTAAAAATAGAGAATTATTGGAGGCAAATGAACTTTTGCAATCGGAAAATGAAGAATTGTCAATGGAGAATAAAGAATTAGTTGATAAGAATGAAAGCATGGAGAAAGAAAGAAAAGAACTTATGGAGAAAGTGAAGAATTTGGAAAAGGAGTTGGAGGAATTAAAGAAAA TCTTACATCAGCATAAAGAAAAGTTATCagaagaaaataagaatttaCAGAGAGCGGTAGACAAGTTGAgagaaaaaatgaatgaaACTAGTTCAGAAAGGGAAGAAGACTCGTGTGAATTAGTAGACGGTGAAGATGAGAGCGTGGAGAAGCTGAGATTAGATAACGAGTTACTGCAATCAGAACTGAGGGACtctaaattgtttatagAAGactacaaaattaaaatggaaGACTATAAGCAAACAATAGAAAACTATAAGTCAACAATAGAAGGATACAAAGTGAAAGTAGGAGAATACGAGTCGGATTTAAGGTCATCAAAAGAAACAATAAAGGACTACAGGGAAATGATAGAAAAATATGCAGAAACtaagaaaaatattaatgaaAACAGTAACAACAGAGTAAGTAGTGTTTATAATGAGGAAAATGAGAAGTTATTAAATGAATTGAAGACACTAAAGAGAGAGAACGAGGTGTTAGAATCAGAATACATGGAGTTGAGAAGAGAAAATGATATTAAAGCGGAAGAAATGGCCAATTTAAAGAAGgaattgaataaattaagtgaacaaaataaatatttagagAATAAAGAACAGTTAGATAAGAAGATAAATGATCAACAACTAGTAAGTCAACAGATAGAAGAGCAAAAGCTTGAATTGCATCAGAAACAAAGTGAGTTggataaatataagaaaaaattaatagaaaCTGAGAAGAGATTAGATGATATAGAAGTGCAAAACGGAAACCTGAAAGAAAAGTTAAACGATGTGATACAAGAAAACATTAACCTGGTGGCGAAGCTGGAGTTGATGAATCTGCCAAGTCCGCAAAACGCAACAAATAAACTGATGGAAATGATAGGAAAATATAACGACATACAAAGTCCAGCGTCGTATGACTCAGAAACGACGGATTATGACGTATCAGAATT CAGGTCAAGTAGAAGTAACCGAGGATTGGTAAGCAGCAAAGGGGATGTATCAAATAACGAAAGAGTAAGCGatgaaaaagtaaatacacataGAACAGATAGGACAAATAGGACTGAGAGAGGGCAAAAATCAAAGAAATTAGAAACACAGCGGACAAATAGCACAGAGAAAACGGAAAGAGCAGAACGAGCGGATACGCACAGAACAGATAGGACGAGTAGAATGGAAAGTTCTAGAGCAGAGGCTAGTAGGAGTAGGCAAGAAGGGAGATCGGCCGCGGTCATCCGCAGAGAAACGGGAAAACTGAAAAGAACGGAATCAATAAGAGATGAATCGCCAGCGGAAAGCTACTACGACAGCCTGTCCCTGAGCAACTACGAGGAGCTAGGAATCTCAGAGGAGCCGGACATCATACAAAACGCAATTACGTACATATCCAAAAAGCTAAACctaaaataa
- a CDS encoding DNA excision-repair helicase, which produces MVKFNIEGIEVYFPYPKIYPEQIAYMRSLKNALDAKGHAVLEMPTGTGKTVALFSFVSSYQLAKPELGKLVYCTRTIHEMEKSLLELREVIAYRNEQMVKKEESEKESSENKKKNGYFLAVGLCSRRNLCIHPEVSSIADRTKIDEKSTDEQKIIGCDLTSMWKRIQFEDIIDNKRSEYTVQYEGASPVKMPPSISTVEKIPDIEEFNALGLCGYYETMERVWNPTMIPSGVYTLEGLKEYSKNFKNANTGKPSPICPYFMARRSIEHANIVVLNYQYMIDPKVSDAVFSHLCTESYLNMTKENPFSKEELIVPLTTNLGKDKTKLPIVVVFDEAHNIDNVCIEALSVELSTETLDNAYSDLTRLEENVNELRQRDQQLLLEEYQKLVENTNFDSIDIEGYMNPVLRADILAKAVPGSIRKAEHFISFLKVVIGYLKKYIKVQEAKSEGPLMFLYRFEHETEISSEVMQHTYNRMKSLLNTLKLTSIGDITSLQLVVDFCTLVGTYSNGFIVIVEPYPTSTYDPLLQFSCLDASIAMKPVLDNFQSVVLTSGTISPLEFYPKILNFTPVLTQSLPMSFDRDCLCPIIVSKGANQVHISTKFDLRTDITVLRNYGALLIDFCKHIPDGIVCFFPSYAYMELILSHWYESGILASIMEHKLIFMETKDPVTTTLALYNYRKACDVGRGALFLSICRGKVAEGIDFDRHYGRCVVLVGIPFQYTLSKVLKARLDFMRCNYGIQENEFITFDAMRQAAQCVGRIIRNKADFGLMVFADSRYSRADKKSKLPPWILKSIDPSHLFLTTESAVAVAKTFFRNMAQEYTPNKFTRLGQKMLDDEKSCWSTVQKVLKLR; this is translated from the exons AtggtaaaatttaatattgaGGGGATAGAAGTGTATTTTCCGTACCCTAAAATATACCCTGAGCAAATAGCATACATGAGAAGCCTGAAGAATGCCCTAGATGCAAAAGGCCATGCTGTTTTGGAAATGCCGACTGGTACAG GGAAAACGGTAGCTTTATTCAGTTTCGTATCCAGTTATCAACTGGCAAAGCCAGAACTTGGGAAGTTGGTGTACTGTACAAGGACAATACACGAAATGGAAAAGTCGCTGTTAGAACTGAGAGAAGTAATCGCATATCGCAATGAACAAATGgtgaaaaaggaagaatCAGAGAAGGAATCAAGTGagaataagaaaaaaaatg gTTATTTTTTGGCAGTTGGACTGTGTTCTAGAAGGAATTTGTGCATACACCCAGAAGTGTCCTCAATAGCAGATAGAACAAAAATAGATGAAAAAT CAACTGatgaacaaaaaataataggtTGTGATTTGACGTCGATGTGGAAAAGAATACAATTTGAAGACATAATAGATAATAAGAGAAGTGAGTACACAGTGCAATACGAAGGAGCATCGCCAGTGAAAATGCCGCCAAGCATATCGACAGTTGAAAAAATACCGGACATCGAAGAGTTTAACGCACTGGGACTGTGCGGATACTACGAAACGATGGAAAGAGTGTGGAATCCAACGATGATACCCTCAGGAGTGTACACGCTGGAGGGACTGAAGGAGTACTCGAAGAATTTTAAGAACGCTAACACGGGGAAGCCGTCGCCAATATGCCCGTACTTTATGGCGAGGAGGTCAATAGAGCACGCGAACATAGTAGTGCTTAATTACCAGTACATGATAGACCCGAAGGTGTCAGATGCAGTCTTTTCGCACCTGTGCACGGAGAGCTACCTTAACATGACCAAGGAGAACCCGTTCAGCA AGGAAGAGTTAATAGTACCATTGACAACCAATTTAGGCAAAGATAAGACTAAACTGCCAATTGTAGTAGTGTTTGACGAAGCACATAACATAGATAACGTGTGCATAGAAGCACTGAGCGTGGAGCTGAGCACTGAGACGCTGGACAACGCATACTCGGACCTGACGAGGCTGGAGGAAAACGTGAATGAACTGAGACAGAGAGACCAGCAGCTCTTGCTGGAAGAGTACCAGAAACTGGTGGAAAACACCAATTTCGACTCAATTGACATCGAAGGGTACATGAACCCGGTGCTGAGAGCAGATATACTGGCGAAGGCAGTGCCAGGCTCAATAAGGAAAGCAGAGCACTTTATATCGTTCCTGAAAGTGGTAATAGggtacctgaagaagtaTATAAAGGTGCAGGAGGCAAAATCAGAAGGTCCTTTGATGTTTTTATACAG ATTCGAACACGAGACTGAAATATCGTCAGAAGTGATGCAGCACACATATAATAGAATGAAGTCGCTGCTCAACACGCTAAAACTGACGTCAATAGGAGACATAACGTCGCTACAGCTGGTGGTGGACTTTTGCACACTGGTGGGAACGTACTCGAACGGATTCATAGTGATAGTGGAGCCGTATCCGACGTCGACCTACGACCCACTGCTGCAGTTCTCGTGCCTGGACGCGTCAATAGCAATGAAGCCAGTGCTGGACAACTTCCAGTCAGTGGTGCTGACGTCAGGAACAATATCGCCGCTGGAGTTCTACCCGAAGATACTGAACTTCACGCCAGTGCTGACGCAGTCGCTGCCAATGTCGTTCGACAGAGACTGCCTGTGCCCAATCATAGTGTCGAAGGGAGCGAATCAAGTGCACATCTCGACGAAGTTTGACCTGAGAACGGATATAACAGTGCTGAGAAACTACGGAGCACTGCTGATAGACTTCTGCAAGCACATCCCGGACGGAATAGTGTGCTTCTTCCCAAGCTACGCGTACATGGAGCTTATACTGTCGCACTGGTACGAGAGCGGGATCCTGGCCTCAATCATGGAGCATAAGCTGATATTCATGGAAACGAAGGACCCAGTGACGACGACGCTGGCGCTCTACAACTACAGGAAGGCGTGCGACGTGGGCAGAGGAGCGCTCTTCCTGTCAATATGCAGAGGAAAGGTGGCAGAAGGGATCGACTTCGACAGACACTACGGGAGGTGCGTGGTGCTGGTGGGAATACCATTCCAGTACACACTGTCGAAGGTGCTTAAGGCAAGGCTGGACTTCATGAGA TGCAACTACGGGATCCAGGAAAACGAGTTCATAACCTTCGACGCAATGAGGCAGGCAGCACAGTGCGTGGGAAGAATCATAAGAAACAAGGCAGACTTCGGACTGATGGTCTTCGCAGACTCGAGGTACAGCAGAGCGGACAAAAAGTCGAAGCTGCCGCCGTGGATCCTGAAGAGCATAGACCCGTCGCACCTGTTCCTGACGACGGAAAGCGCAGTGGCAGTGGCGAAGACCTTCTTCAGAAACATGGCGCAGGAGTACACGCCGAACAAGTTCACGAGACTGGGGCAGAAGATGCTCGACGACGAAAAGAGCTGCTGGTCGACAGTGCAGAAGGTACTAAAGCTAAGATGA
- a CDS encoding mitochondrial processing peptidase: MGVFGKASRIPFDFPSIISNVCGKRSYFTRACRPSKTSNFNTVFKRNVTTALATDLLKDSSLHPNALNQPPCRKLPPDFKQCLDVTTLKNGLRVATVWMPGYSSTVGVWIDSGSRFETAETNGAAHFLEHMIFKGTKSRTRQQLEEQIEHKGAHLNAYTSREQTAYYARCFNNDVPWCTELLSDILQNSVIDSDIMETEKHVILREMEEVEKSHEEVLFDRLHMAGPVENIKNMQREYLLDYVKRNYTADRMVLCGVGNLDHDKFVALAEKEFSTVPKATAKVVFEKPYFVGSELVERDDTMGPYGYIAVALEGLPWNSPDSVVLMLMQSIIGTYNKANEGIVPDRCFVVVESDITVGKVSGNRTIHAIANRMTVGCAEFYSAFNTCYKDTGLFGFYCKADEVAVEHCVGELMFGITSLSYSVLLYLFYQLPSLSVTLSTSYLVYQLPGLSVTWLINYLVYQLPGLSVTDEEVERAKRQLMLQFLSSTESTSNVAEEVARQILVYGRRMPVAEFLLRLEKIDAEEVKRVAWKYLHDSEVALTAVGALHGLHPLHELRQKTFWLRY; the protein is encoded by the exons GATTTTCCTTCTATCATTTCAAACGTTTGTGGTAAAAGAAGTTATTTTACCAGGGCTTGCCGCCCCTCGAAAACTAGTAATTTTAACACTGTGTTTAAAAGGAATGTGACAACGGCCCTTGCTACGGATCTTTTAAAGGATTCCAGCCTGCATCCAAACGCCTTAAATCAACCTCCGTGTCGTAAGTTGCCACCCGATTTTAAACAGTGTTTAGACGTGACCACCTTAAAAAATGGACTCAGAGTCGCGACTGTTTGGATGCCCGGCTATTCGTCCACAGTTGGAGTCTGGATAGACAGCGGAAGTCGTTTTGAAACCGCTGAAACCAACGGAGCCGCACACTTTTTGGAGCACATGATTTTTAAG GGCACGAAGTCGCGAACGAGGCagcagctggaggagcAAATTGAGCACAAGGGAGCTCACCTGAACGCCTACACATCACGAGAGCAGACTGC ATACTACGCGCGCTGTTTCAACAACGACGTCCCCTGGTGCACGGAGCTGCTGTCGGACATTCTGCAGAACAGTGTGATAGATTCCGATATTATGGAAACGGAGAAGCACGTGATACTGCGCGAGATGGAGGAGGTGGAAAAGTCGCACGAGGAGGTGCTCTTCGACCGATTACACATGGCG GGTCCCGTTGAGAACATAAAGAACATGCAGCGCGAGTACCTACTGGACTACGTGAAGCGCAACTACACTGCCGACAGAATG GTTCTGTGCGGAGTTGGTAACCTTGACCATGATAAATTCGTCGCCCTGGCTGAGAAGGAATTTTCGACA GTGCCTAAGGCGACGGCGAAAGTGGTCTTCGAGAAGCCATACTTCGTGGGCTCCGAGTTGGTCGAAAGGGACGACACCATGGGCCCGTACGGATACATAGCAGTGGCACTCGAAGGCTTACCCTGGAACTCGCCAGACTCAGTGGTTCTGATGCTGATGCAGAGTATAATTGGCACATACAACAAGGCAAACGAGGGAATAGTGCCAG ATAGATGCTTTGTCGTGGTTGAAAGTGATATCACTGTAGGCAAAGTGTCCGGGAATAGAACGATTCACGCAATAGCAAATAGAATGACGGTGGGCTGCGCAGAGTTCTACAGCGCCTTTAACACGTGTTACAAGGACACTGGCCTCTTCGGATTCTATTGCAAGGCAGACGAAGTGGCAGTTGAGCACTGCGTAGGAGAGCTGATGTTTGGAATAACATCCCTATCATACTCGGTATtgctttatttattttatcagttACCTAGTTTATCAGTTACTTTGTCTACCAGTTACCTGGTTTATCAGTTACCTGGTTTATCAGTTACTTGGTTGATCAATTACCTGGTTTATCAGTTACCTGGTTTATCA GTGACTGATGAGGAGGTGGAACGCGCAAAGAGACAGCTGATGCTGCAGTTCCTATCGAGCACAGAGTCGACCTCAAACGTTGCCGAGGAGGTGGCGAGACAGATTCTAGTGTATGGAAGGAGGATGCCAGTCGCAGAGTTCCTGTTGAGactggaaaaaatagacGCGGAGGAGGTTAAAAGAGTGGCATGGAAGTATTTGCACGACTCT GAGGTCGCCTTGACTGCCGTTGGAGCACTTCATGGGTTGCATCCGTTACATGAGCTGAGGCAGAAGACATTTTGGCTAAGATATTAA
- a CDS encoding uncharacterized protein (Spc97/Spc98 family protein), which translates to MSVSAEISTKESVNLVNNNQLTKRAFLRQKLFLQRELMLKLEADLPRLLYVYDINEEFKFNLSSLKSILYMLYSLRELRLEALNWSTAPENEERLGEDKHDTEGNVEENREQVELENMIQPELRERHYSSPQAEVNNDNEMSEWAGSENETEYTNEKEIVLDLIYTLKGMNARYLRKLNNEYFQVDLKVTNRNRQIVNKICALAKMYSSIREVELGSSTIADSVKRGLGEETQELDKLLDSLLENHEEHCVSLLQLYTLLHKPYRKVRLLCKLGAGGKHVMDSLHEHSTRGDGMSRETFTRLFRKGLAPYLETVFKWLYSGELPPEKEYFFVTTEPENGEKRSSSSRDLPGIYSHSAADATTREGNGRNHVSVEARVASNDKVKCKEAHEHFYFDPGKVFKFFPLDLAEDIYEQGRLSHWLKRLNRSASAMTLDAFMLAVLGNERSLEEILTSLRRLVGELDSSRKLATAILEKEGLEEYVSALCVQFIDPEAQQRQYKYGRQPQYKRSHKSLRDDYDMAESVESGIRVYYPSPKFPYDLVVEDYRVFRGMIRVSALLKAAAASLTESFAEYLWLNRCNDRVLELSKLLNRLNFHRGEMANFLAAVQPYQNSLYWLSVYRASMCGRQTLASLRASTRSLTRSLDLSFHSELPPILLSVIAFGKSVSELFRHDLRQLHSLNLRGSPRLVHFIDNDMADFASPSLSHAAQFRVNVLCLLGRFKAKSLLLDFNEYYRFNSKII; encoded by the exons ATGTCAGTAAGTGCAGAAATATCTACGAAAGAATCTGTAAATCTAGTAAACAAT AATCAACTGACAAAACGAGCCTTCCTCAGACAAAAATTATTCCTACAGCGAGAGCTGATGCTGAAACTAGAAGCAGATTTACCCAGATTGTTGTACGTGtatgatataaatgaagagtttaaattcaatttaaGCAGTTTA AAATCAATACTATACATGTTGTATTCACTGAGAGAACTGAGGCTGGAGGCATTAAATTGGAGCACTGCTCCAGAAAATGAGGAAAGACTGGGAGAAGATAAGCATGACACAGAGGGAAATGTTGAGGAAAACAGAGAACAAGTGGAACTGGAGAACATGATACAGCCCGAATTGAGAGAGAGACACTATAGTTCACCCCAAGCGGAAGTAAACAACGATAATGAAATGAGCGAATGGGCAGGATCCGAAAACGAAACTGAGTACACGAACGAGAAGGAAATCGTGCTGgatttaatatacacacttaagGGAATGAACGCTAGGTACCTTAGAAAGCTAAATAACGAATATTTTCAAGTAGACTTGAAAGTGACAAATCGCAACAGACAGAtagtgaataaaatatgtgcACTGGCAAAGATGTATAGTAGCATACGAGAAGTGGAGCTGGGAAGCAGCACTATAGCGGATTCAGTAAAACGGGGCCTGGGCGAGGAAACGCAAGAACTTGACAAATTGCTGGACTCACTGCTGGAAAACCACGAGGAGCACTGCGTAAGCTTGCTACAGCTGTACACACTTTTGCACAAACCGTACCGAAAAGTGAGGCTGCTGTGTAAGCTAGGGGCTGGAGGGAAGCACGTGATGGACAGTTTGCACGAACACTCGACCAGAGGAGATGGCATGAGCAGAGAAACGTTCACAAGACTTTTCAGAAAGGGCCTGGCGCCCTACCTTGAAACAGTCTTCAAGTGGCTGTACTCAGGTGAGTTGCCACCAGAAAAGGAGTACTTTTTCGTGACAACGGAGCCTGAAAACGGAGAAAAAAGGAGCTCTTCATCGCGAGATTTACCTGGAATCTATAGTCACAGTGCCGCCGATGCAACTACTCGTGAAGGTAACGGTAGGAACCACGTGAGCGTGGAAGCTCGAGTTGCTTCCAATGACAAGGTTAAGTGCAAAGAAGCGCACGAACACTTCTATTTTGACCCGGGGAAGGTCTTCAAGTTCTTTCCCCTGGATCTGGCGGAAGATATATACGAGCAGGGGAGGCTATCGCACTGGCTGAAGAGGTTAAACAGGAGTGCGAGCGCAATGACACTGGACGCGTTCATGCTCGCGGTACTTGGGAACGAAAGGAGCCTGGAGGAGATACTAACGTCGCTGCGGAGACTCGTGGGGGAGCTGGACAGCTCCAGAAAGCTGGCCACGGCAATTCTGGAGAAGGAGGGCCTGGAGGAGTACGTCTCGGCGCTCTGCGTTCAGTTCATCGACCCCGAGGCCCAACAGCGCCAGTACAAGTACGGCCGCCAGCCCCAGTACAAGCGCAGCCACAAGTCGCTGAGGGACGACTACGACATGGCCGAGAGCGTGGAGAGCGGAATCAGGGTCTACTACCCTAGCCCCAAGTTCCCCTACGACCTCGTCGTCGAGGACTACAGGGTGTTCAGGGGGATGATAAGGGTCTCTGCGCTGCTGAAGGCGGCCGCCGCCAGCCTCACCGAGAGTTTCGCCGAGTACCTGTGGCTGAACCGGTGCAACGACCGCGTGTTGGAGCTGTCGAAGCTGCTCAACAGGCTCAACTTCCACCGGGGCGAGATGGCCAACTTCCTCGCCGCCGTGCAGCCCTACCAGAACAGCCTCTACTGGCTGAGCGTGTACAGGGCCTCGATGTGCGGCCGCCAGACCCTGGCGTCCCTCAGGGCTTCGACCCGCAGCCTCACGCGCAGCCTCGACCTCAGCTTCCACTCGGAGCTCCCGCCGATTCTGCTGAGCGTCATCGCGTTCGGCAAGTCTGTCTCCGAGCTGTTCAGGCATGACTTGCGGCAGCTGCACTCGCTGAACCTCCGCGGCTCCCCGCGGCTCGTCCACTTCATTGACAACGACATGGCCGACTTCGCCTCCCCGAGCCTCAGTCACGCGGCGCAGTTCCGCGTCAACGTGCTCTGCCTTCTGGGCAGGTTCAAGGCCAAGTCGCTCCTGCTCGACTTCAACGAGTACTACAGGTTCAACTccaaaataatataa
- a CDS encoding ubiquitin regulatory protein yields MIFLDNIFKFVNLVFKTIFELFQVLLRRFWSFMSISPSNILDQYENKYGSIHPKIFIGSFEEVKKLSLQTGKLIVLYIHSENYDKICKEMFTNQLIMEIIDSNFILYIELFKGPRMRKLMEITNTLLLPHISVLAFHNMSRYTMVNRLDGNFDVDALISMLLSSVDYKPVSPVESSRRVIEEQNEEYRRAVEIDSIKFKEKEIRRQDEVRRRKTLETKQNQKREKKQKILNDRKEMANKYKMVNRTGDVKIRVKLPNGNSIETLFNRDDTVQQIYDWVEVSDFLGEENESAAPAGANSEHKYKIPYNFNLYIPHPSKLLSDKELTLGEANLAPSSLLMLTSLDDTSDEEF; encoded by the exons ATGATTTTCTTGgacaatatatttaaatttgttaatttagtttttaaaacaatttttgAGCTTTTTCAAGTTTTGTTAAGGAGGTTTTGGTCGTTTATGTCCATATCTCCTTCCAATATACTGGACCaatatgaaaataaatatggtTCAATTCATCCTAAAATATTCATAGGATCATTTGAAGAA gttaaaaaattatctTTACAAACAGGCAaattaattgttttatACATACACTCTGAAAactatgataaaatatgcAAAGAAATGTTTACAAACCAATTAATAATGGAAATAATA gACTCAAATTTTATTCTCTATATCGAGTTGTTTAAAGGGCCTCGAATGAGGAAGTTGATGGAGATAACAAATACACTGTTATTACCACACATTTCAGTACTAGCGTTCCATAACATGAGTAGATATACAATGGTCAATAGACTAGACGGAAATTTTGATGTAGATGCACTGATTTCAATGCTATTATCGAGCGTAGATTATAAACCAGTGAGTCCAGTGGAAAGTTCAAGAAGAGTAATAGAAGAACAAAACGAAGAGTACAGAAGAGCAGTGGAAATAGAttcaataaaatttaaagaaaaggaaataagGCGACAAGACGAAGttagaagaagaaaaacacTGGAAACAAAGCAAAATCAGAAGAGAGAAAAGAAACAGAAAATATTGAACGATAGAAAAGAAATGGCAAACAAGTATAAGATGGTAAACAGAACAGGAgatgttaaaataagagTGAAGCTGCCAAACGGCAACTCGATAGAAACTCTGTTTAACAGAGACGACACAGTACAACAAATATACGATTGGGTCGAGGTATCGGACTTTTTGGGAGAAGAGAACGAGTCGGCGGCCCCGGCGGGCGCGAACTCGGAGCACAAGTACAAAATACCGTACAACTTCAACCTGTACATACCGCACCCGTCAAAGCTGCTATCGGACAAGGAGTTGACGCTAGGAGAGGCTAATTTGGCCCCAAGTTCCCTGCTGATGTTGACGTCGCTGGACGACACGTCGGACGAGGAGTTTTAG